The Phoenix dactylifera cultivar Barhee BC4 chromosome 12, palm_55x_up_171113_PBpolish2nd_filt_p, whole genome shotgun sequence genome has a window encoding:
- the LOC103709919 gene encoding cation/calcium exchanger 5 isoform X2, which yields MASSSSSSSSSSSSLKLIIISILLLSFILFLLLFPPKPLSNTPSKSRLLLESSSPPPPCSAVRRIPADRRCAAALALCRGDSHGLLNYAAVHFCLLAGDSRLSLPALSLLLLLHFYFLVSAARDHFSPVVTRLAAHLRLSPSMAAVTLLALGNGSPDVFASVAAVRGGHARTGLGAILSAGAFVSAFVVGAVAVLAGPFPLNPGPFVRDVFFYLIAASALFYAYLSAEIFLWQAVGFILFYLFFVGFVFWMDLVVEGRRGKEGGRAKEGEVEMGLVVDEEEEDRNKPSKRLDWESGKVMGDLEDAKARSAWSLYGMLGKTDFSSLGSSCCNSSEAHNPINFSFRMEQILHSS from the exons atggcctcctcctcctcctcctcctcttcttcttcatcctctttgAAGCTTATTATCATCTCaattcttctcctctccttcatcctcttccttctcctcttccccccCAAACCCCTCTCCAACACCCCATCCAAATCCCGCCTCCTTCTCGAGTCGTCCTCGCCGCCGCCCCCATGCTCCGCCGTCCGCCGCATTCCCGCCGATCGCCGCTGCGCTGCAGCCCTCGCACTTTGCCGAGGCGACTCCCACGGCCTCCTCAACTACGCCGCCGTCCACTTCTGCCTCCTCGCCGGAGACTCCCGCCTTTCCCTCCCggccctctccctcctcctgCTTCTCCACTTCTACTTCCTCGTATCCGCCGCCCGCGACCACTTCTCCCCCGTCGTCACCCGCCTCGCCGCCCACCTCCGCCTTTCCCCCTCCATGGCCGCCGTCACCCTCCTCGCCCTCGGCAACGGATCCCCCGACGTCTTCGCCTCCGTCGCCGCCGTCCGCGGCGGCCACGCTCGCACCGGCCTCGGCGCCATCCTCTCCGCCGGCGCCTTCGTCTCCGCCTTCGTCGTCGGCGCCGTCGCCGTCCTCGCCGGCCCCTTTCCACTCAACCCCGGCCCCTTTGTCCGCGACGTCTTCTTCTACCTCATCGCCGCCTCTGCCCTCTTCTACGCCTACCTCAGCGCCGAGATCTTCTTGTGGCAGGCTGTGGGCTTCATCCTCTTCTACTTGTTCTTTGTCGGCTTCGTCTTCTGGATGGATTTGGTggtggaagggaggagagggaaggaAGGGGGGAGAGCGAAGGAAGGGGAGGTGGAGATGGGCTTGGTGgtcgacgaggaggaggaggatcggAACAAGCCTTCAAAACGTTTGGATTGGGAGTCCGGGAAAGTCATGGGAGATTTGGAGGATGCCAAAGCCAGATCTGCATGGAGCCTTTATGGGATGCTTGGAAAG ACagatttttcaagtttgggaagTTCCTGTTGCAACTCTTCTGAAGCTCACAATCCCATCAACTTCTCCTTCAGAATGGAACAGATTCTACATAGCAGCTAA
- the LOC103709935 gene encoding stem-specific protein TSJT1-like, with product MLGVFSGEVVEAPAELAAAGSRTPSPKTRASELVARFIESSVPAVSIQIGSLGHLAYSHANQSPFRPRSFAAKDDIFCLFEGVLDNLGTLRKHYGLSKSADEVMLVIEAYKALRDRAPYPPSSMLAHLSGNFAFVLFDESISSLLVASDPDGKVPLFWGITADGCVAFADNLDLLKGSCGKSLAPFPQGCFYWNTLGGLKSFENPKNKVTAVLADEEEICGATFMVEGSAVLTATH from the exons ATGTTGGGTGTGTTCAGCGGCGAGGTGGTGGAGGCGCCGGCGGAGCTGGCGGCGGCGGGGAGCAGGACGCCGTCGCCGAAGACGCGGGCGTCAGAGCTCGTGGCTCGATTCATCGAGAGCTCCGTCCCGGCGGTGTCGATCCAGATCGGCTCCCTCGGCCACCTCGCCTACTCCCACGCCAACCAGTCTCCCTTTCGCCCCAG GTCGTTCGCTGCAAAGGATGATATTTTCTGCCTGTTTGAAGGAGTGCTGGATAATCTTGGCACATTAAGGAAGCACTACGGCCTCTCCAAGAGTGCCGATGAGGTGATGCTCGTCATCGAGGCCTACAAGGCCCTCCGCGACCGGGCACCGTATCCACCGAGCTCCATGCTCGCCCACCTCTCTGGCAACTTTGCCTTCGTGCTCTTCGACGAGTCCATCTCTTCGCTCCTCGTAGCTTCT GATCCAGATGGAAAGGTTCCCCTGTTCTGGGGGATTACTGCAGATGGGTGCGTGGCCTTCGCTGACAATCTGGACTTGCTTAAGGGATCTTGTGGCAAGTCTCTCGCTCCATTCCCTCAAG GATGTTTCTATTGGAACACTCTGGGAGGGTTGAAAAGCTTTGAGAACCCAAAGAACAAGGTCACTGCTGTTTTAGCAGATGAAGAAGAGATATGCGGTGCCACTTTCATG GTGGAAGGATCTGCAGTCCTCACGGCAACACATTAG
- the LOC103709919 gene encoding cation/calcium exchanger 5 isoform X1: MASSSSSSSSSSSSLKLIIISILLLSFILFLLLFPPKPLSNTPSKSRLLLESSSPPPPCSAVRRIPADRRCAAALALCRGDSHGLLNYAAVHFCLLAGDSRLSLPALSLLLLLHFYFLVSAARDHFSPVVTRLAAHLRLSPSMAAVTLLALGNGSPDVFASVAAVRGGHARTGLGAILSAGAFVSAFVVGAVAVLAGPFPLNPGPFVRDVFFYLIAASALFYAYLSAEIFLWQAVGFILFYLFFVGFVFWMDLVVEGRRGKEGGRAKEGEVEMGLVVDEEEEDRNKPSKRLDWESGKVMGDLEDAKARSAWSLYGMLGKIFQVWEVPVATLLKLTIPSTSPSEWNRFYIAANIGLCPLILLYSLSSFVTLDRQIVFLLPQTHFPLWSVVLFVSLCLAVVHFIFEKEPPENEQMVATLMAFMMSVFWISTMAGELLNCLAAVGTIMELPPAILGLTVLAWGNSVGDLVADVALAKAGQPAMAMAGCFAGPMFNMLVGLGTALVIETASTYPEPYKLRFHVSIVVAFVFLLLSLMGSLLVVTWYRFRVPRFWGFCLVGLYLLFTAVSLAIARFS; this comes from the exons atggcctcctcctcctcctcctcctcttcttcttcatcctctttgAAGCTTATTATCATCTCaattcttctcctctccttcatcctcttccttctcctcttccccccCAAACCCCTCTCCAACACCCCATCCAAATCCCGCCTCCTTCTCGAGTCGTCCTCGCCGCCGCCCCCATGCTCCGCCGTCCGCCGCATTCCCGCCGATCGCCGCTGCGCTGCAGCCCTCGCACTTTGCCGAGGCGACTCCCACGGCCTCCTCAACTACGCCGCCGTCCACTTCTGCCTCCTCGCCGGAGACTCCCGCCTTTCCCTCCCggccctctccctcctcctgCTTCTCCACTTCTACTTCCTCGTATCCGCCGCCCGCGACCACTTCTCCCCCGTCGTCACCCGCCTCGCCGCCCACCTCCGCCTTTCCCCCTCCATGGCCGCCGTCACCCTCCTCGCCCTCGGCAACGGATCCCCCGACGTCTTCGCCTCCGTCGCCGCCGTCCGCGGCGGCCACGCTCGCACCGGCCTCGGCGCCATCCTCTCCGCCGGCGCCTTCGTCTCCGCCTTCGTCGTCGGCGCCGTCGCCGTCCTCGCCGGCCCCTTTCCACTCAACCCCGGCCCCTTTGTCCGCGACGTCTTCTTCTACCTCATCGCCGCCTCTGCCCTCTTCTACGCCTACCTCAGCGCCGAGATCTTCTTGTGGCAGGCTGTGGGCTTCATCCTCTTCTACTTGTTCTTTGTCGGCTTCGTCTTCTGGATGGATTTGGTggtggaagggaggagagggaaggaAGGGGGGAGAGCGAAGGAAGGGGAGGTGGAGATGGGCTTGGTGgtcgacgaggaggaggaggatcggAACAAGCCTTCAAAACGTTTGGATTGGGAGTCCGGGAAAGTCATGGGAGATTTGGAGGATGCCAAAGCCAGATCTGCATGGAGCCTTTATGGGATGCTTGGAAAG atttttcaagtttgggaagTTCCTGTTGCAACTCTTCTGAAGCTCACAATCCCATCAACTTCTCCTTCAGAATGGAACAGATTCTACATAGCAGCTAATATTGGATTGTGTCCCCTTATTCTCCTGTATTCGTTAAGTTCCTTCGTCACATTAGACAGGCAAATAGTTTTCCTTCTCCCTCAGACCCATTTTCCTCTCTGGTCTGTTGTTCTGTTTGTAAGCCTCTGTCTTGCAGTAGTGCACTTCATTTTTGAGAAGGAACCCCCAGAAAACGAACAGATGGTAGCCACCTTAATGGCCTTCATGATGAGTGTGTTTTGGATCTCAACCATGGCTGGTGAACTATTGAACTGTCTTGCAGCAGTTGGAACTATAATGGAATTACCACCTGCCATCCTCGGGTTGACGGTCTTGGCATGGGGTAATTCAGTAGGAGATCTTGTTGCTGATGTGGCATTGGCCAAGGCCGGCCAGCCTGCAATGGCAATGGCAGGCTGCTTTGCAGGCCCCATGTTCAACATGCTGGTTGGGTTGGGCACTGCACTGGTTATAGAGACAGCAAGCACATATCCAGAGCCTTATAAGCTACGGTTTCATGTTAGCATTGTGGTGGCCTTTGTGTTCCTTCTCCTGAGCTTGATGGGTTCTCTTCTGGTAGTGACTTGGTACAGGTTTCGGGTGCCTAGGTTCTGGGGCTTCTGCCTTGTTGGGCTATACCTTCTTTTCACTGCTGTCAGCTTAGCAATTGCAAGGTTTTCTTGA